From a region of the Candidatus Tanganyikabacteria bacterium genome:
- a CDS encoding HAMP domain-containing protein, whose amino-acid sequence MSAGWKFVARVAALQVLVHVCAAAGFVAFLSASVVQYQDAFRSLFTFWLTGPLPLFLLVPLALAVPRTAVYERALLAAERGEPCPEPEASTARRQLLGQATYSAGMALVQWLANVVAGVAMLHWQNHESVDRLLSAMLAGVGVFTPLVAIAIWVATDRAVRPYFPTLFPDGRVAQYAVRRQTLDSRLLITFVLAGPVASGLMAAVAYVKSIDILTSPAQGYFHLQSMVGMMALALGGSFLVALIFKQILSHDLLLGLKEVTDALERIARGERGVSVPVRSADELGRLAEQTNALAVRLTAGEAADLASAGGTEAAAQALARQVAADSLAAERAPEATLAPPLP is encoded by the coding sequence ATGTCCGCCGGGTGGAAGTTCGTCGCCCGCGTGGCCGCACTGCAGGTGCTGGTACACGTGTGCGCGGCCGCTGGCTTCGTCGCGTTCTTGTCGGCGAGCGTGGTCCAGTACCAGGACGCCTTCCGGTCGCTCTTCACCTTCTGGCTCACGGGCCCGCTGCCGCTGTTTCTCCTGGTTCCCCTCGCCCTGGCGGTGCCGCGCACGGCCGTCTACGAGCGCGCGTTGCTGGCGGCCGAGAGGGGCGAGCCTTGCCCCGAGCCGGAAGCGTCCACCGCCCGCCGGCAGTTGCTGGGGCAAGCCACTTACTCGGCCGGGATGGCGCTCGTGCAATGGCTCGCCAATGTCGTGGCCGGCGTGGCGATGCTCCACTGGCAGAACCACGAATCCGTCGATCGCCTGCTCAGCGCCATGCTGGCGGGCGTCGGCGTCTTCACGCCGCTCGTGGCCATCGCGATCTGGGTCGCGACCGACCGCGCCGTCCGCCCCTACTTCCCGACGCTCTTCCCCGACGGCCGCGTCGCGCAGTACGCGGTGCGGCGCCAGACGCTCGACAGTCGCCTGCTCATCACGTTCGTGCTGGCCGGCCCCGTGGCGTCGGGCCTCATGGCGGCCGTGGCCTACGTCAAGTCCATCGACATCCTCACGAGTCCCGCCCAGGGCTACTTCCACCTCCAGTCCATGGTCGGGATGATGGCCCTGGCGCTTGGCGGATCGTTCCTGGTGGCGCTGATCTTCAAGCAGATCCTCTCGCATGACCTGCTCCTGGGCCTCAAAGAGGTGACCGACGCCCTGGAGCGAATCGCCCGGGGCGAACGGGGCGTCAGCGTGCCGGTACGGAGCGCCGACGAACTCGGGCGCCTGGCCGAGCAGACCAACGCCCTCGCGGTTCGCCTGACGGCCGGCGAGGCGGCGGATCTCGCCTCGGCCGGGGGCACGGAAGCGGCCGCGCAAGCACTCGCCCGCCAGGTCGCCGCCGATTCCCTTGCGGCCGAACGGGCCCCGGAAGCTACCCTCGCGCCACCGCTTCCATGA